Below is a window of Streptomyces sp. NBC_01429 DNA.
CGGGCGCCGAAGACCTTGGTGATCCGGCCGTCGGTCAGGACCGCCACCGTGCCGCAGCGGCAGACGCAGTACTCCACCATCCCCTCCGACGTCGTGTGACAGGACAGCAGGGACCAGCTGGACTCGTCCGCCGCCCCGACCCTGTCGCACACCGCGCACCGGTCGTCGCTCGCACATACGTCACTGCCGCAACTACGCATACGATCAGGTTGACGTCATCACCTAGAGACGTTCAACCATTACATTCGATACGTTGGCGGTATGCGCTTCAATCACTACGGTGGCGAGGCCGCGCTCCTCGCCGCCGATCTGTCGAACGCGCCCGGGCCGTTCACCCCGGAGGGGCTGGAGCCGCTGCTGATCGCGCGCGGTATCGTCCGCCACTCGCTGTCCGCCGCCGAGGCCGCCGCCGTCGAGGTCTGGAGCCGGCGGCTGGCCCCCTGCTTCGGCCCGCAGGAGCTGGAGGAGCGCCGCGACCGGGTCAACGGCCTGCTGGCCGACGCCGCCAGCAGGCCGTACATCACGACGCACGACGGCCACGGCCCGCATCTGCACTACGCGGACCCCGCGCTGGGGGCGGTCGCGCACATCCGCGCCGCCTCGGCGGCCGGGCTCGCGTACGTCGTCTGCTTCGCCAGCCACACCAGGCTCGGCCGGTGTGCCCGTACCGCGTGCGCCCTGGCCTTCGTGGACACCTCGCGCAACGGCAAGCGCGTCTACTGCTCGGTGCGGTGCGCCAACAACGACGCCGTCACCCGCCACCGGCGGCGCACCGCACCGGACTGACAGGGCCCCCGGACCGACAAGCCCCCGTCGGCCGCCGCCCGGCCCGGCGCCGTCCAGCACCTTCCACACCCCTCCGACCAGTCGGTATGTTGCCCGGGAGCCGGATCTCAGCGGGCCCACCGGGTCCGACCGGGGTGAGGGAGGGGTCCATGACAC
It encodes the following:
- a CDS encoding CGNR zinc finger domain-containing protein; this encodes MRFNHYGGEAALLAADLSNAPGPFTPEGLEPLLIARGIVRHSLSAAEAAAVEVWSRRLAPCFGPQELEERRDRVNGLLADAASRPYITTHDGHGPHLHYADPALGAVAHIRAASAAGLAYVVCFASHTRLGRCARTACALAFVDTSRNGKRVYCSVRCANNDAVTRHRRRTAPD